Below is a genomic region from Scomber scombrus chromosome 3, fScoSco1.1, whole genome shotgun sequence.
TTGTGTCTGTGAGGAACAATAATGAACATTCTCAGTGCAACTGTACTCATGTTCAATGTAGCTATTCTTTTAGCTCAGATAAACAAGTAACATTTGCAATATAAATACCTGTCCCAAGGCATTGTAGGCAACAACATgacaagttttatttttatatgaaagCATTcattgagttttgtttttcctttaaacCCTGAGTTCTGGCCACAAGACAATTAACAGACATGTTAATGTGCAATtatgtaaaagacaaaaacagcaaatgagACTTCCATGCAGACTGACTCCATATACTTTACAAAATAGTTAATCAATATGAATGAGAATCTGTGTACTAAACATCTGACAAAAAATTATGgaagacaaatgtgttttcattcattaacatttaaaattacattttatggcTTGTTTCATCATGTCTAAATAATTATTGTAAAACTGTACATAAACATGGAATGAAACCTATTGTGACATATCAACAgtgacctttaaaaaaatacttgacAATGTTATCCACAACTAATATGCACTGTACAGCATCCAAAAGTCCAAGAAAGATTTAAGGCACTTAAAACAATGaacctctctctcacacagtcacagctCATCTGTTCGACCTTTGTAAGACATTGAGTAGCTAGAAGCCTGAGAGATGAATGTTTCGGCTTTCGTCTAGTTTATCCGAAAGGTTGAACAGCTAACAGGCAGgaagcagtttgtgtttgtttttctgtttctccctGGATAGCAAATATCTAGCCTTGGCTGAAGGTTTACTTGACAAATGTGCaatacaaaagcaaaacaagccACTTTAAAATTGTCCCAACATAGTTAATCCTATTTATAAAGAAAATTATGTATAGTGTAACAgtttcaacattttggaaaaccaTCCTCAGACCTACATAAGACCAAGAAAATACTTCAGGCACAATCTAAAACATGGTACAACCTCACAGCAAGCAGGgtttttacagtatgtgcataAGTCATCACCTGTCATTATCTGTTAATGTGCAGCCCTTGCGTAAAAGCACTGATCTAGTCATGTGAATCAAATACAAAGAGGCACTAATCATATTTAGTGACAGTTTCTTGAAGAGGTGAGTGTTTTTATAGGCTATACACTTTACATATGTGTGGCTAGATGGCACTGTTCCCATAAACACAATATTATGATTCACAGCTCAGCTGTAATTTcaaaatgcatacacacacacacacacacacacacacacacacacacacacacacacacacacacacacacacacacacacacacacacacacacacacacacacacacacacacacacacacacacacacacacacacacacacacacacacacacacacacacacaaacacaaacacgttTGTGCACGGATCCTTTTTAGGACACTAACCTTAACCAGGACCTCAAACATGACgttttgcctcattaggacCGGTTAAGGTCCCTGTGAGGACTACTGGACCCGACAAGGTTGGTGTTTATACTGAAGAAAGTCACActgaggaaacaaaaacatgcgCACACATACCTGAACAGACATTTTTTCCTCCATACAAACACACCACTTATTCTAAAATCACTTACAGCCAAAAAGTAATAAGCATGACTCCTCATTGTCCAGCAGAAAAGTTGTTCACCTTTGTTGACTACATGCTCACCAACTGAGAACAAAAatacccacacacactttttaattAATACAGTAAGTAATCAAACTGCTTTCTCAGTATCTGAATTTCCTGCCTGGATCCTGAGCAGATGGGACGAGAAATTTGATTTGACAGTGGATCCTCACTGCCTCTTCACCTGATGGGAGTGTATTGAAGACCTGTTCATGCCAATGTCACCACATGCATCCTATCGTTCAGAAGAGTCCCACCATGTGATCAATCTGCCTCATGTAAACACTCTTTAATGGCAGAGCATAGCGTCGCTCCTCTGGGATCCTGTTGCACTGCAGAATGAGATAATGGAAAGGAAGAATGTCATTTTAGGAAGGAAAATGGCTCAGTAACCAAAATATCAAAACctgtaaaatgttcttttttgagtaattttgtcatattataaaatgttacatatgCTCCTTGGATCAAACTGATGAGTTGGGGTGGCCTTACATTGCTGATGTTGCTAGTATGTTGGTTCTCTTTCAGATCTCTTTCTGCCAGCGCTCCCTCTTCACAAGGAAACAGGTCGGTCCACTGTTTCTCCCTGAAGCGCTTATCTGTAGGCACAACATGGCCCTCTGTAGTGAAGATGTACTTGTTATCAGATTTGTGTAGTGGGTTGTCCTCATCAAATAgctgaaatacaaaaaacaaaatattaatgttataagACCGTatggagaaaacaaagaagcaaAGTTTTAGCAAAAATCAATTAGGATGATAAATACATTGAAACTGAAATTGTGACAACATGTAGATTGCAATTACTGACAGGGCCTCTAAAACATAGTACTCAGTTAATTGTTCAAGTTATTaaacaagcaaaaatgccaaatattggTTGTTTACAAGCTGTCAAATATTGGGATTTGCTAGTTACCctttttttatgtcattgtaAATTTTATTTATGGGTTTGCAACTCTTAATTCACACAAAACAAGCTGTATGAGGATGCTTCCTTGAGCTCTGGGAAAGTGTGATGTACATTTTTCACTATTgtctaacattttatagacagaCAGCaatcattttaacaaaaatatatgaaatgggGTCTTTAATATTTGAgctataattaaatattataatctCATATCTATATTACATGTATAGTAAACACAAGCTTCGGCTGTGACATACCAGGTACAGGTATTTGCAGGTCTCACTGAGGAAGAAGCTCTCCATGCGATCTTCTTTGGATTTGTCCACAACGTGGTGGAGAGTGGCGTACCCACATCTGCAAATAACACAGCTGGGCTCAGCTCACAGTAGACACATTAAAGCActgtaaaattccccaaaaagtgCTCATGACATTGATGCCTACCTGACTTTGGCATTTTTCTCAAGGCTCTGAAGAATATCCATTCCAACATGCAAATAGAAAGGATTTTTGGTCGCCTGTTGAaagtgaaggagaagaaaaatggcGTAAAAGGTAACAGTCACCaaaaaccaccaccaccaccatcttTGTGTTACAACAGATGAGTATTGTTACCTGGTACAGCAGATAGGTTGACTCCACCAGCTCTGGTCTCAAGGGGTAGAAGAGCACATCAGGAGCCTGTAGTTGCCAGTTGTATCTCTCTGGCAAAGCCCCAAAACGCTTCCAGATGGCATAGTAGAAGGCATGCAGGCAAATGGCATTGTCTACATCGCCATTTAGCACCTAGTCATAGAGGCAAACTTTATTATAAGATAACAGcatatttttacactttcatATAGCTGAAAGGACATAATCTAACCTGCAGCCCAGGAAAGAAGGCCTGAAGCGAGTCTATCCAAGTGTTCATTATCTCACCACTGAACATGTTCACATTAACATAGAGAGGTGGGTCACCCTCTCCTTCATTACAGGACTCCctcctgaaaaacaaacacaggcagGACGGGCTTTACAATATGTCATACGATTTGGTGTGTATACAAACAATTTTGTTGTAGCAGGTAAAATcaaatatgcttgttttttttccactaaCTTCCTATCTTAATTACACATTTGCTTGAATAGTTGGGAGGTTGTGTGCTTTGCTCAGAGGCAACATATCAGTGGTTGCTGATGGAAAAGAAACTTCTCTGTGTCTGACTTAATGTAGGTGGCCCATCAGACATCTCAAGACAGCTGCAAGCCTCTAAATTCTGCTTTCTATTTCACATTCTTcagcacaaaaagtaacactgaCAATTCATCTTTGTTCGACAGAGATTCCTTTACATAGCTGCGATAGTTTCAGGTGGGGCACAAGCTCATGTGAACCGGCCTCATGCAGCCAACACACCCAGTTGTTTGTACCCAAATTGCACACAATCTTTTATATCACACTCTGTCCGTGCGGGACTCACCCTCTCCTCAGGTGGCTCTGTATGCTCTCATAAGCAGCTTGGAACATCCTGTAGTCCTCTTTCTCACCAAAAAGGATGTATGATTTGAGCAAATACTCATAGAAGGAGTCCATACCAGCTCCAAGACCACTCTGCTTGCTAACCCACTGGCCTGTTTGGATATTAACTACATTCCctaaacacagaaaatacagaatgtttcttcatattttttgaGACCACTGGCATCATATTAACTTGTTGTAGACTTTACCATGTTGGTAACAACagaatcaaaacaaaaaataaatcaaggaagaaagagaaaagtctTTTCACGTCACTACACAAGTGTACTTACCTAACAAACCAGTTTCGTTGCTCCTCAGATTCCACAAAGCTCTGACAGCTCGTCTTGCTACCCACTCAAAAGTGGAATCTCCAATCAAGCGGCTCAAAATCCCAAACTCCACCAGCAGGGAGCCAGCTCCTGCAGTACAAGTCTCATTGATGCTGTCAGGAGGGACTCCTGTCTTCAGGTTCACCTGCatttaagaaataaacaaagtatAGCTTGTTGGAAGGCATACAATTTCATTGGCATGATAACTAGTTAGTGCAAAGGCTGCTTGAATACAATGTGCGCAAATAATTAACCTCTAATCTGTGGACACAGTCTCACTCACCCTGGGGTAGGGAATGCCTGTGCTGGTGTTCTCAAAGGCCGGCAGTAAGCGGACTGCCAAGTCATGAGCCAAGTGAAGCAACTCATTATCGTAACCTTCATAGCCCACCTTTCCAAATGGGTGTTTTGGGTCCGTCAGCAGAATGTGAGCTGAGATAAGGCTTCCCAAGATcctttggagaaaagaaaagcataaaaCTGAGGTTCAAACCAGACACGGATCATGATTTTAATATCATATCTGTATGTATGGAATATCATGGCTcaaatagtttttaattttttcgaCTTTAAACATTTATGGAAGGCATGCTCAATTAAttcaaaaatcattttaaatctgaCTTTACAACATATTTGCTAATTCAGAAACAAAAGAGTGTGTCATAATTAGAGCTACAGATGAATAATGATCACAGTCAAGATTTGGCTTTCACAATTAAATTTGATCAGGCGCAAAATTGATGGTGCCCCACTTGCCTCGCACACccaatataaatatgtgtggtgtgtgtgcatttattgtAGAAGTTTATGAATGTGATCATCTGTCATTTAAAATGGTCAAAGTACAAAGAATTTTGTTTACTGAAATGTATTACCTATGAAGCATCACTCCATCAAACTATGAATCTTTAACGGCAGCTGGTATCCATCTCAATATTAACTTCAGTTTCAACTTGAGCACGACTCTAAAAATAAGTAACAACATTGGTACCTGATGTTTGCTTCAAAAACTTGCACAGTTGAGTCCTTGTCAAAAGATACTGTATCTATAACCAGCTTGACAGCTCTCTTGAACTCTGTCACATTGCCAAGCACCTGCAGAGAAACACCACATTATGTAATAACTACAGtatggcttcctgtaaaatgcTGTTTGATCTTTATAAAGTATAAGACGGCTACTGTAAATAAGCTCTGTTTAATAATCTGAGCCATCCACTTACATGTCCTAAATAAAAGATTCTGGTGAAATAAATAACTGTCATTTGTTTGTGCACAAAAATTATTTTGTTGACTTATCAG
It encodes:
- the edem1 gene encoding ER degradation-enhancing alpha-mannosidase-like protein 1, which translates into the protein MQWRSLVVGLVVLRLSLGCVLWLAFGLGPSWGFNFPLGFNLHKLDLLFREEKVEESGGNSWSRRIHNHKYEEAATTCEKAGEESPTRSYLNLYDGNKDEYVRRYRSFPDTLKAKMKGMAKEMFYFGYDNYMKHAFPEDELNPIDCEGRGPDVLNPSNININDVLGNYSLTLIDTLDTLLVLGNVTEFKRAVKLVIDTVSFDKDSTVQVFEANIRILGSLISAHILLTDPKHPFGKVGYEGYDNELLHLAHDLAVRLLPAFENTSTGIPYPRVNLKTGVPPDSINETCTAGAGSLLVEFGILSRLIGDSTFEWVARRAVRALWNLRSNETGLLGNVVNIQTGQWVSKQSGLGAGMDSFYEYLLKSYILFGEKEDYRMFQAAYESIQSHLRRGRESCNEGEGDPPLYVNVNMFSGEIMNTWIDSLQAFFPGLQVLNGDVDNAICLHAFYYAIWKRFGALPERYNWQLQAPDVLFYPLRPELVESTYLLYQATKNPFYLHVGMDILQSLEKNAKVRCGYATLHHVVDKSKEDRMESFFLSETCKYLYLLFDEDNPLHKSDNKYIFTTEGHVVPTDKRFREKQWTDLFPCEEGALAERDLKENQHTSNISNCNRIPEERRYALPLKSVYMRQIDHMVGLF